From Pseudoalteromonas piratica:
GAATACGCAGATAGTTTAAGTGAATTAGAAAACTTAGAAGACATCGATAGATTGCCAATTGGCACCGGCCCCTATAAATACAAACGCTTTAAACGTGATGCGTTTGTACGTTTTTATCGTAACGAACATTACTGGCAACATGAAGTAGCAATTGAACAATTGGTTTTTGACATTACCTCCGATTCAAATACCCGCATTGCCAAAGCTTTAACCGGTGAATGTGATATTGCGGCCCATCCGAGCAGTGCCCATATCGAGGTGCTTAATAATCGTGAAGATATCAAAGTTGAAAAGCTCGCCAATTTAAATGTGGGCTACCTTGCATTTAATACGCAAAAGCCTCCTTTTGATAAGCCTGAAGTTAGGCGAGCAATTTCACACGCCATCGATAAACAAAAAATACTGCAAGCGGTTTATTTTAATAATGCAGATATTGCACAATCAATTTTACCTCCTGAGTCTTGGGCTTACCAAGCACAGCCTAACTATCCTAGTTATAATTTGGAGCTCGCAAAGTCGCTGTTAGAAACTGCAGGCCTAGAAGACGGCTTTACGATGGACTTGTGGGCAATGCCTGTTAGTCGTATCTATAACCCCAATGCGCGAAAAATGGCCGAACTCATTCAAAGTGAGTTAAAGCAAATTGGTATCAAGGTAAATATTGTGGAATATGAGTGGAATACCTTCCTAGAACGCTTAACCTTGCACCAACACGACACAGTGCTTATAGGTTGGGCAGCCGATTCGCCTGAACCCGACAACTTTTTAAACCCAATTCTCAGTTGCGCTTCTGTTTTTAGTGGAAAGAACCCTTCAAACTGGTGTAATACTGAATTTGATTTGCTGTTAACCAAAGCGCATGACACTAACGATATTGAAGCGCGTAAAGAGGTTTATTTTGCAGCGCAACAAATGGTGGCGCAAGAGTTACCGCTATTGCCTATCGCTCACGGCCTTCGCTTACAAGCAAAATCAACTGATATTAAAGATGTTGAAGTCCCACCATTTGGCGGAATTTCATTGGCGAATGCGAGAAAAGAATAATGCTCAGAGAATTCCTTGCAAGGCGACTTACCCTGTTCTTTTTTATGCTCTTATTGTTAAGTGCCTTTACGTTTTCTCTGGCATATTTATTTCCCGGTGAAGCAGTGTCGAATTTGAGTGGCGTTCAGTCACCAAATAGCTTTGAACGCGATGCTCTGATGCAAAAATATGCCCTGGATAAGAGCTATATCTCGCAATATTTTAAATTTATTTCACATATCTTTAATGGCGATTGGGGCACGTCGTTTTCTTCTGGTCAACCGGTATTTGAGCATATTAAAGAATTGTTCCCTGCCACGATCGAGCTCGCTTTTTATGCCCTAATTGTTTCTATCATCATTGGCGTACCTGCTGGTATTTTATCTGCAGCGTATCACAAAAAAATTCCTGATTATGGTGTGAACTCATTGGCGTTGATTGGCATTTCAACGCCAATCTTCTGGTTAGCACTCGTTCTTATTATGGTATTTTGTTTACACCTAGGTTGGTTGCCAATGAGTGGGCGCATCGGTTTATTGTATGAAATCCCCGATAGCACAGGCTTTATTCTTATCGATATTTTAATCAGTGAGATTGACTATAAACAACAGGCACTATTTGATGCAGTAAAGCATTTAACACTGCCAACTTTGGTGCTGGCAACCTACCCAACAAGTGTATTAACGCGATTTACAAAAGATTCAACCCTCACTGTATTGGACAAGCCCTATATTAAAACGGCACGCGCAAAGGGGTTAACGCGTTATGAGATTATCACACGTCATGCACTTAAAAATGCACTGTTACCAATCATTAAACAAATTGGCTTGCAATTTAGTACCTTGATCACGCTTGCAATGATTACCGAAGTAATTTTCTCTTGGCCAGGCGTTGGTCAGTGGTTGATTAACAGTATTTATCAACGAGATTATCCAGCAATTTCTGGAGGGTTATTGACGGTTTCATTGTTTGTTATTATCGCCAATATTGCCGCTGATATTTTGCACAACTTATTAGATCCTGTTTCGAGAAACCAAAGCCATGGCCAAGTTTAAGTTATTTACTGAAGACTCAAACAAGTCGCCAATTCTTCATTTATGGCGTAACTTTAAGTCAAACCATTTGGCGCTCGTTGGCTTATGGATTTTCTTATTACTCACAGTCCTTGCAGTGTTAGCTCCGCTAATTGCTCCCTATGGTATCAATGAGCAGCACAATAACTCGCTAATTTTGCCGCCATCTTGGGATGAACAAGGCAGTGTAAACTTTCTATTAGGCACTGATGGCTTAGGGCGAGATTTGCTGTCACGATTAATGAATGGCACCACCACCACGTTTGGCTTAGCGATTGTTACCGCCTTATTAACAACCTTATTTGGTGTTATTTTGGGCATCATGGCCGCTCTTAGTAAAGGTTGGCGGTCTTCTGTCTTAAACCACCTGCTTGATGTGACTTTGGCCATTCCAAGTTTATTACTGGCGATTATTATTGTGGCAATTTTAGGCCCAGGCTTAATGAATACGGTTTGGGCGATTATCCTTTCTTTACTCCCACAATATATTCATTCTATTCGGAATATTGTGACGTTAGAAATGACCAAAGATTACGTTACTGCACACCGTCTTGATGGCGCTAGTAAGTGGCGTATTCTGAGTATCGGCATTTTGCCCAATATATACGAACAAATTGTGCTTATTTTCACTATGTCATTATCTACCGCAATCTTAGACATTGCAGCATTGGGCTTTTTGCAACTCGGTGCACAACCACCCACAGCAGAATGGGGCGCAATACTTGCAGAAAATCTTAGCTTGATTTATCTAGCTCCTTGGACTGTTGCTCTGCCTGGTTTTTTACTTTTCATCTCGATACTATCGACTAATTTAGTTGGCGATGGTCTGCGTCAAGCGCTGCAAAAAAGAAAGGCTCATTAATGCAATTACTTGATATTCGGAATTTGACCATTGAACTTGATACTGGGGAGTCGGTGATCCGTGCAGTAGATCGTGTCAGTATCAGTCTTAAAGAAGGTGAAGTTCATGCGTTAGTTGGCGAGTCAGGCTCAGGCAAAAGCCTAATAGCCAAAGCCCTAATGGGCGTTTTAAACGCGCGTTGGCGAATAACAGCCGACAGAATGCACTGGCGTGGTATTGATTTAATGCGCTTAAGCAATGAAAAGCGTCGACAATTAATCGGTAACGAAATTGCCATGATCTATCAAGAGCCAAGCAGTTGCCTTGACCCAACAGCCAAAATCTATAACCAGCTAATTGAAAGCATTCCACGTACTAAACTCACTGGCAATGTATTTCAAAAGCGAATTACTCTCAAAAAACGTGCAATGGCATTGCTACATAAAGTCGGCATTAAAGAGCACGCCCATGTATTTGATAGTTACCCCCATGAGTTATCGGAAGGGATCTGTCAGAAAGTCATGATTGCAATGGCGATTGCTCGCTCACCTAAGCTGCTCATTGCTGATGAACCAACAACTGCCCTAGAAAGCACTACTCGGGCGCAAATTTTCCGATTACTGCGCAGTTTAAACCAATTAAAAAACATGTCGATTTTGATGATCAGTCATGAATTAGCAGAGTTAAGCGATTGGACTCATGGCTTGCATGTTTTATATTGCGGCCAGATGGTAGAGGCAGGTCCGACAAAAACCTTGTTTACCAAGCCAAAACACCCATATACACAAGCATTATTAAAGAGTTTACCAGAATACAATCAGAGCCTAGCGCACAAAGCACCGCTCTACGCGTTAAAAGGTACAATTCCTACGTTACAACATTTGCCTATTGGCTGTCGTTTAGGCCCTCGTTGCCCTCAAGCACAGCGTGAGTGCGTGCAAACCCCACGTTTATCTGATAGCCATGGTCATACTTATGCATGCCATTTCCCATTAAATGATAACAAGGAAAAATCCTAATGGAACCGGTACTCAAAGTGCAGGCATTGCATAAACACTTTAATGTACGAGCAGGTCTTTTCAGCAGTAAGCCATTTAATGCACTGTCTGATGTCTCTTTTTGTTTAGGCAAAAGTGAAACATTGGCAATTATTGGTGAAACAGGTTCAGGAAAAAGTACATTGGGCAAAATACTGGCAGGTGCTGAACAATCGAGTTCAGGTCAGATTTTACTTAACGGTCAAATTATTGAAGATGATGGCGGCCGCACTGTTAATAGCAAAGATATTCGTCTTATTTTTCAAGACCCGATGAAAAGTCTCAATCCGAGTAACACAATTGGCAGTATATTGAATGAAATATTAGTGCTTAATACCGAGTTAGATAGCCAAGCAAGACGTGAAAAAATTAATCAGACTTTGTTAAATGTTGGATTATTAGCAGAACATAGAAACTACTATGCACATATGTTTTCTGGTGGTCAAATTCAGCGAGTCGCGCTTGCTCGTGCGATTATTTTAGATCCTAAGGTACTTGTGCTAGATGAAGCACTATCATCGCTTGACCCATCGGTACGTGCACAAACCGTTAACTTGCTATTGCGTTTACAGCGCGAAACCGGACTCAGTTATGTGCTAATTACTAATCACCTAAGTTTAGTAAAACATATGAGTGATAGCCTATTGTTGCTGCATAAAGGTAAAGTTGTTGAATATGGTGGCACCAATGACATATTTAGCAACCCGCAAACCAAGTTAGCTGAGCGGATGCTCGCAAGTTAATATCATCACTATCACAATAAAAAAGCGCCTATACGGCGCTTTTTTAATTTGCTGGACCCATTAGAACATGGGTCTCAATCTATTTTATAAGTTCGGCTCTTCGGCTGTTACAGATGCTGTATTCACTTCAGCATTGTCCTGTAGCGCTTTAATAAAGCCTTCATAGTGTTTATTGATTTGCTGACGTGCAATCGCATCACGCATTTGCTCGCTTATTTCAGCTTCTGGCGCATCGTATACTTTATTTAGTACCACTAAGCTCACATCACCGTTACCAAGTGTCACAAGTTCAGCACTTTGAGCATCGCTTGGCGTTGCCATTTTAAATACTGCTTGAACTACTTCATAAGAAGGAGCAAACGATTGACGAGTTACACCCGTTGTTGCAACAACCTCAGCATTTACTTGGCTTGCAATTTCACTCAATGCAGTACCTGCTTGTAAACTAGCAAATAGGCTGTCAGCTTTTTCTTTTGCTAGCTCACTTGCCTTTTGATTCTCAAGAGTCAATTGTATACCTGCTGACACCTCATCGAGCGGTTTAACAGCTGCTGGTTTATGTTCTTTTGCACGAATGAACACAATATGTTCATCAGCAATTTCAATTAACTCAGAGTTCACGCCATCTTCTAAAATTTCAACAGAGAATGCAGTGTTTAACACGTTAGGGTTATTAAGCGGTGCTGGCGCATTATTGCGTGAAAATAATTCTGTACTTTTCACTTCAACACCAGCGACTTCTGCAGCATCAGCTAAGCTATCTGCAACTTCAAACGCAAGATCAGCTACCTGAGTTTGGATCTCATAAAACAGGTTTAAACGCTTATCAAGCTCTAGTTGCGCTTTTATGTCTGCTGAAACATCAGCAAGTGCTTTTACTTGCTCAGGTTCATAATCTGTTAGTTTAATAATATGGTAACCAAATTCGGTCTGCACTACGTCAGAAAAATCCCCTACATTTGCTAATGCAAATGCAGCTTCTTCAAATTCAGGTTCCATCATGTCACGGTCAATCCAATCAAGATCACCGCCAAGCTCAGCACTTACCAAATCATCCGATTTTTCTTGTGCCAATGTCGCAAAGTCTGCGCCGTTTTGTAGCTCAGCTAGAATAGCTTCCGCTTTTGCTTGTGCAGCAGCATCATCTTCTAAATTTTCAACTAGAATATGTGCTACACGACGACGCTCTGGCTCCATATAAAGCGCTTTATTCTCTTCATAGTTAGCAGCAACTTCTGCGTCACTTACCGCTTCATCAAGAGGTAACTCAGAACCTTTAAGCTCAATGTACTCAAGCGCCACCATTTCTGGTGCCATAAACTGATTTTGATTAAGCTGATAATATTCGTTAATTTCGTCTTCAGAAACTGACACTTCAGATTTGAAATTAGCGGCGCTTAACGTAACAGATTCAATATCACGAAGTTGGTTTTGAAGCTTTACAGTAGCTGCTAATTCATTTTCCAATGTGAAATCGGTCGCAACTAGTGCTGATGCAAGCTGGTTAAGCGTCATCTCTTTACGTAAGTAATCACGGAAACCATCAGGTTGATAGTTCATTTGACGGATAACTTGTAAGTAACGGTCGTTATTAAACTGACCTGCAACCTGAAACGCTGGAATGCTGCGAATTTCTTCTTTTATTGCTTCATCGCTAACACGAAGTCCAAGCTCTTGTGCAAGTTGCATTTGTAATTCTTGTTGTACTAAACGTTGGATAACGTTTTCACGCATACGCGCTGTGTAAGCTGGATCTGAAGCAATTTGTGAGAAGTACTCACCAAATTGTTGTTCTAGACGGCTGCGTTCGTTTTCATAGGCACGAGCGAAGCTCATCTGGCTAATTTCCTTGCCATTGACAGTTGCAACAGGCGTTTCCGTAGGTTGACCTAAATAACTACCAATACCGGCAAGAGCAAATGATAAAATCACTAAGGTTAAAATGACTTTTGCCGTTGCACCTTGTGAACCTTCTCTGATTCTCTCTAGCATTGTTTTTTCTCTTATTTCTGTTTCAGATTTACTGAAATGACTGCATCACTGCCGAGTTTATGAGTGATTACATTCGAATGAATGTGTAATTTTCGTACAATCAAACCAATATAATTACAGGACGCTATATATGTAAAAAGCGCATCTTAGCAGATGCGCCTTTTTACTTGAAGATTAAAATTGCGGTTTCAAGTGTTAAATTGAAAATACCAACTTCAGTCTTCTAGAGTCAATTAGTTTACTGCGTCTTTTAGAGCTTTACCCGCTTTAAAAGAAGGAATATTTGCAGCAGCAATCTCAATTGATTCACCAGTTTGTGGGTTACGGCCTGTACGCGCTGCACGCTCACGCACAGAGAAAGTACCAAAACCTACAAGAGCAACAGAATCGCCGTCTTTTAATGCACCCGTTACTGCATCGATAAATGAGTCTAATGCACGGCCTGCCGCTGCTTTAGAAATATCTGCATCTGTTGCGATTTGATCAACTAGTTGAGACTTGTTCAAAATATCATCCCCTTCCATTGTTATTATTTAATCGTGGTTAATAACCACATAAAGGCTAAGTTAATGCACCAAAATAATGCGTTAATTTAACGATAAAATTCGCGCTAAACACCGTCGTTAAAGGGCTAGCAAAATTACAGTGCTTAAATTAGCACAGACATTTTTTTTGAAAAGCCCTTTTAGACAGTTTTTGATGAATTTTTTTAATTTTTTGCCGTTTCGATTGAAAAACTAGCAATTGGCTCGGCTAAAGCGAGTTCCAACACCTCTTCAATTCGCTTCACAGGGTGGATTGCAAGTCCTTCCATTACATTTTCTGGAATTTCTTTTAAGTCGCGCTCATTCTCTTTTGGAATAATAACGGTCTTAATGCCACCACGATGTGCCGCTAACAGCTTTTCTTTTAATCCACCGATCGGTAATACTTCACCACGCAATGTAATCTCACCTGTCATCGCCACATCTGAACGAACAGGGTTACCCGTTAAGCTCGATACAAGACCAGTCACCATGGCAATACCTGCACTAGGACCATCTTTTGGCGTCGCACCTTCAGGAACGTGAACGTGAATATCACGTTTTTCGTAAAAATCCTCGTTAATGCGAAGCGTTTCTGCACGGCTGCGTACAACTGTCATCGCCGCTTGAATTGACTCTTGCATCACGTCACCAAGCGAACCTGTGTAATTTAGTTTGCCTTTACCAGCCATAGACGCGCATTCGATAGTCAGTAAATCACCACCTACTTCTGTCCAAGCAAGACCGGTTACCTGACCTACTTTATTAGCACCTTCGGCTTTACCGTAATCATGACGTTTAACACCTAAGTAATCTTCAAGGTTTTCATCGTTGATAACAACTTGTTTCAGAGACTTATCAAGTAAGATGTTCTTAACTGCCTTACGACATAATTTTGAGATTTCTCGCTCAAGGCTACGCACACCCGCTTCGCGTGTGTAATAACGAATGATGCCAATAATCGCACTGTCTTCAATTGCGATTTCTGACGCTTTTAAACCATTACGCTTGATTTGCTTAGGGATCAAATGGCGAAGTGCAATATTAAGCTTTTCATCCTCTGTATAACCAGAAAGACGAATAACTTCCATACGGTCTAGCAATGGACCTGGAATATTAAAACTGTTTGAAGTTGCCACAAACATCACATCGCTTAAGTCATAATCAACTTCAAGGTAGTGGTCGTTGAAGCTAGTATTTTGTTCGGGATCGAGCACTTCCAGTAATGCTGATGAAGGATCGCCACGCATATCAGATGACATCTTATCGATTTCATCTAACAGGAATAACGGGTTCTTCACACCTACTTTCGACATGTTTTGTACGATTTTACCCGGCATTGAGCCAATGTAAGTGCGGCGGTGACCACGAATTTCAGCTTCATCACGCACACCACCCAATGCCATACGAACATACTTACGACCTGTTGAACGGGCAATTGATTGGCCTAGCGACGTTTTACCAACACCAGGAGGCCCCACTAGACATAAAATTGGGCCTTTTAGTTTATTGGTGCGGTGTTGAACTGCGAGATACTC
This genomic window contains:
- a CDS encoding ABC transporter substrate-binding protein; its protein translation is MPVRERYRTAIPTHKINVNFLKVKNLFKTYGAKVTALFACAFLTACTFEEQKAINGIVYCSEANPVSFNPQLTTTGSTIDIISHQLYNRLLSIDPSSGEFIPELATSWTLKDNGKQVVFNLRKDVDFHHTDYFTPTRKLNADDVVFTFTRLFDVYNPYHFVGGGNYPYFQSIGLDQSFRSVSKTGEYQVTFELFSPDSSFLSNMATDFAIVLSKEYADSLSELENLEDIDRLPIGTGPYKYKRFKRDAFVRFYRNEHYWQHEVAIEQLVFDITSDSNTRIAKALTGECDIAAHPSSAHIEVLNNREDIKVEKLANLNVGYLAFNTQKPPFDKPEVRRAISHAIDKQKILQAVYFNNADIAQSILPPESWAYQAQPNYPSYNLELAKSLLETAGLEDGFTMDLWAMPVSRIYNPNARKMAELIQSELKQIGIKVNIVEYEWNTFLERLTLHQHDTVLIGWAADSPEPDNFLNPILSCASVFSGKNPSNWCNTEFDLLLTKAHDTNDIEARKEVYFAAQQMVAQELPLLPIAHGLRLQAKSTDIKDVEVPPFGGISLANARKE
- a CDS encoding ABC transporter permease, translated to MLREFLARRLTLFFFMLLLLSAFTFSLAYLFPGEAVSNLSGVQSPNSFERDALMQKYALDKSYISQYFKFISHIFNGDWGTSFSSGQPVFEHIKELFPATIELAFYALIVSIIIGVPAGILSAAYHKKIPDYGVNSLALIGISTPIFWLALVLIMVFCLHLGWLPMSGRIGLLYEIPDSTGFILIDILISEIDYKQQALFDAVKHLTLPTLVLATYPTSVLTRFTKDSTLTVLDKPYIKTARAKGLTRYEIITRHALKNALLPIIKQIGLQFSTLITLAMITEVIFSWPGVGQWLINSIYQRDYPAISGGLLTVSLFVIIANIAADILHNLLDPVSRNQSHGQV
- a CDS encoding ABC transporter permease subunit; amino-acid sequence: MAKFKLFTEDSNKSPILHLWRNFKSNHLALVGLWIFLLLTVLAVLAPLIAPYGINEQHNNSLILPPSWDEQGSVNFLLGTDGLGRDLLSRLMNGTTTTFGLAIVTALLTTLFGVILGIMAALSKGWRSSVLNHLLDVTLAIPSLLLAIIIVAILGPGLMNTVWAIILSLLPQYIHSIRNIVTLEMTKDYVTAHRLDGASKWRILSIGILPNIYEQIVLIFTMSLSTAILDIAALGFLQLGAQPPTAEWGAILAENLSLIYLAPWTVALPGFLLFISILSTNLVGDGLRQALQKRKAH
- a CDS encoding peptide ABC transporter ATP-binding protein, whose protein sequence is MQLLDIRNLTIELDTGESVIRAVDRVSISLKEGEVHALVGESGSGKSLIAKALMGVLNARWRITADRMHWRGIDLMRLSNEKRRQLIGNEIAMIYQEPSSCLDPTAKIYNQLIESIPRTKLTGNVFQKRITLKKRAMALLHKVGIKEHAHVFDSYPHELSEGICQKVMIAMAIARSPKLLIADEPTTALESTTRAQIFRLLRSLNQLKNMSILMISHELAELSDWTHGLHVLYCGQMVEAGPTKTLFTKPKHPYTQALLKSLPEYNQSLAHKAPLYALKGTIPTLQHLPIGCRLGPRCPQAQRECVQTPRLSDSHGHTYACHFPLNDNKEKS
- a CDS encoding ATP-binding cassette domain-containing protein, with the translated sequence MEPVLKVQALHKHFNVRAGLFSSKPFNALSDVSFCLGKSETLAIIGETGSGKSTLGKILAGAEQSSSGQILLNGQIIEDDGGRTVNSKDIRLIFQDPMKSLNPSNTIGSILNEILVLNTELDSQARREKINQTLLNVGLLAEHRNYYAHMFSGGQIQRVALARAIILDPKVLVLDEALSSLDPSVRAQTVNLLLRLQRETGLSYVLITNHLSLVKHMSDSLLLLHKGKVVEYGGTNDIFSNPQTKLAERMLAS
- a CDS encoding SurA N-terminal domain-containing protein, which gives rise to MLERIREGSQGATAKVILTLVILSFALAGIGSYLGQPTETPVATVNGKEISQMSFARAYENERSRLEQQFGEYFSQIASDPAYTARMRENVIQRLVQQELQMQLAQELGLRVSDEAIKEEIRSIPAFQVAGQFNNDRYLQVIRQMNYQPDGFRDYLRKEMTLNQLASALVATDFTLENELAATVKLQNQLRDIESVTLSAANFKSEVSVSEDEINEYYQLNQNQFMAPEMVALEYIELKGSELPLDEAVSDAEVAANYEENKALYMEPERRRVAHILVENLEDDAAAQAKAEAILAELQNGADFATLAQEKSDDLVSAELGGDLDWIDRDMMEPEFEEAAFALANVGDFSDVVQTEFGYHIIKLTDYEPEQVKALADVSADIKAQLELDKRLNLFYEIQTQVADLAFEVADSLADAAEVAGVEVKSTELFSRNNAPAPLNNPNVLNTAFSVEILEDGVNSELIEIADEHIVFIRAKEHKPAAVKPLDEVSAGIQLTLENQKASELAKEKADSLFASLQAGTALSEIASQVNAEVVATTGVTRQSFAPSYEVVQAVFKMATPSDAQSAELVTLGNGDVSLVVLNKVYDAPEAEISEQMRDAIARQQINKHYEGFIKALQDNAEVNTASVTAEEPNL
- the hupB gene encoding nucleoid-associated protein HU-beta translates to MNKSQLVDQIATDADISKAAAGRALDSFIDAVTGALKDGDSVALVGFGTFSVRERAARTGRNPQTGESIEIAAANIPSFKAGKALKDAVN
- the lon gene encoding endopeptidase La, yielding MTLERTDTIKIPVLALRDVVVYPHMVIPLFVGREKSIKCLESAMDNDKQVLLVAQKDSNIDEPESTDIYEVGTVATILQLLKLPDGTVKVLVEGTQRAAVKEFLDTDDFFVVNAEFLQSTEIPEVEQDVFMRSAINQFEGYVKLNKKIAPEVLSSVQGIEETARLADTMAAHMPLKVAEKQKALEFADVKDRLEYLMALMEGEIDVLQVEKKIRSRVKKQMEKSQREYYLNEQMKAIQKELGDMDDVPDEFEGLTKKIEEAAMPSEAEEKTKSELNKLKMMSPMSAEATVVRTYIDTMIGVPWKKRSKVKKDLAKAQEILDADHYGLDKVKERIIEYLAVQHRTNKLKGPILCLVGPPGVGKTSLGQSIARSTGRKYVRMALGGVRDEAEIRGHRRTYIGSMPGKIVQNMSKVGVKNPLFLLDEIDKMSSDMRGDPSSALLEVLDPEQNTSFNDHYLEVDYDLSDVMFVATSNSFNIPGPLLDRMEVIRLSGYTEDEKLNIALRHLIPKQIKRNGLKASEIAIEDSAIIGIIRYYTREAGVRSLEREISKLCRKAVKNILLDKSLKQVVINDENLEDYLGVKRHDYGKAEGANKVGQVTGLAWTEVGGDLLTIECASMAGKGKLNYTGSLGDVMQESIQAAMTVVRSRAETLRINEDFYEKRDIHVHVPEGATPKDGPSAGIAMVTGLVSSLTGNPVRSDVAMTGEITLRGEVLPIGGLKEKLLAAHRGGIKTVIIPKENERDLKEIPENVMEGLAIHPVKRIEEVLELALAEPIASFSIETAKN